Proteins encoded within one genomic window of Streptomyces sp. NBC_00523:
- a CDS encoding DUF4238 domain-containing protein, with protein MTAPSNVILTLESGLRNRQSHRYSVHQWTSGRAFQRNVKETGQRKYGHSIYRPGQEPDHSSMEAAMGDIEGQAATVVKELVQRRERAVCEHAREALAWLLALQWQRSRFLRHVVNESMGVDDYDVTEEEIQSSMMRLIAQSVIWPWQARNDEDAHYKDQWNHLVSVLLSDGMHWACYRPRGGGLIVSDNPLCMSGIVGTPPPRIPTGFFDHGVGIGFTNFRRITVPLGSSLALIISRDPDEVSRLDVAAINRLTVFNSREFVAHSPQWKQTHPKLARELPGLLKRQQLVAPAFLQGYTPGSTA; from the coding sequence ATGACCGCGCCCTCCAACGTCATCCTTACGTTGGAGAGTGGGCTCCGCAACCGTCAGAGCCACCGTTACAGCGTGCATCAATGGACCAGCGGACGTGCCTTCCAAAGGAATGTGAAAGAGACAGGCCAGCGCAAGTACGGGCATTCGATCTACCGGCCTGGGCAAGAGCCTGACCACTCGTCGATGGAAGCGGCTATGGGCGACATCGAAGGGCAGGCCGCCACCGTCGTCAAGGAACTTGTGCAACGCCGTGAGCGTGCCGTGTGCGAGCATGCGCGGGAGGCTCTGGCTTGGCTGTTGGCCCTGCAATGGCAGCGCAGCCGCTTTCTACGGCACGTCGTCAACGAGTCCATGGGCGTCGACGACTACGACGTGACCGAGGAAGAGATCCAGTCCAGCATGATGCGCCTGATCGCCCAGTCGGTAATCTGGCCATGGCAGGCACGCAACGACGAGGATGCCCACTACAAAGACCAGTGGAACCACCTCGTGTCGGTCCTGCTATCAGACGGCATGCACTGGGCGTGCTACCGGCCACGCGGCGGCGGACTGATCGTCAGCGACAACCCTCTGTGCATGTCAGGGATCGTGGGCACCCCACCTCCCCGCATACCTACCGGCTTCTTCGATCATGGCGTTGGTATCGGTTTCACCAACTTCCGGCGGATCACAGTGCCGCTCGGCAGCAGCCTCGCCCTCATCATCTCCCGTGACCCGGACGAGGTATCCCGCCTGGATGTGGCCGCCATCAACCGGCTCACCGTGTTTAACAGCCGGGAGTTTGTGGCGCACTCTCCCCAGTGGAAGCAAACCCACCCTAAGCTCGCACGGGAGCTGCCTGGCCTGCTGAAACGGCAGCAACTGGTCGCGCCAGCATTCCTCCAGGGCTATACGCCCGGATCCACGGCGTAA
- a CDS encoding ComEC/Rec2 family competence protein, with amino-acid sequence MTDLPPSPALPLGQQAEEDLAVTVLDVGHGNSAVVRDGSTCAVIDAAPGDIVQRELDRVGCQHIEHLIISHSDQDHAGGGPQILLDPLRTVGIAWFNPDAKKNTRIWDRLIRAVYTRYRRGGFGGHQMLHTETPQTLFCGRARLEVCHPSFLMAGTGPTENSVAFGKLDTNTVSIVVRVHLDEKPAVLLAADMDAVALKHIQENGQQLSAPVLVFPHHGGLPGKADPQSFAKGLTELVAPQLVIFSIRGGLRPANPNKAIMEGVRLAAPAAHIACTQLSVHCHEEKQLVTDRHLAVLPAAGRKSGRACAGSVTVSRVEAGLRFDPPLEAHKSFVDGGSVTNPLCRLPFPGPRKAPDSVGM; translated from the coding sequence ATGACCGACCTACCCCCTTCCCCGGCGTTGCCTCTCGGCCAGCAAGCAGAAGAAGACTTAGCCGTTACCGTGCTGGACGTTGGGCACGGCAACTCCGCGGTGGTACGCGACGGCTCAACCTGCGCTGTCATCGACGCAGCCCCTGGCGACATTGTCCAGCGCGAACTCGATCGCGTTGGATGCCAGCACATCGAGCACCTGATCATCTCGCACTCGGACCAGGACCATGCCGGAGGCGGGCCGCAGATCTTGCTAGACCCGCTGCGCACGGTCGGCATTGCCTGGTTCAACCCTGATGCGAAGAAAAACACCCGCATCTGGGATCGATTGATCCGGGCCGTTTACACCCGTTACAGGCGCGGCGGCTTCGGCGGACATCAGATGCTGCACACGGAGACACCGCAAACGCTGTTTTGCGGCCGGGCGAGGCTCGAAGTCTGCCATCCAAGCTTCTTGATGGCCGGCACCGGCCCAACGGAGAACTCCGTGGCCTTCGGCAAACTGGACACCAACACCGTGTCCATCGTGGTCCGCGTGCACCTTGACGAGAAGCCTGCCGTACTCCTCGCAGCTGACATGGACGCGGTGGCACTCAAGCATATTCAGGAGAACGGCCAGCAGCTCTCGGCGCCAGTCCTGGTCTTTCCCCACCACGGTGGACTCCCAGGCAAGGCCGACCCGCAGTCTTTCGCCAAAGGGTTGACGGAGTTGGTAGCCCCTCAGCTGGTCATCTTCTCAATCCGGGGGGGCCTGCGCCCGGCCAATCCCAACAAGGCGATCATGGAGGGCGTGCGGTTGGCAGCTCCGGCAGCCCACATCGCATGCACTCAACTGTCCGTGCATTGCCACGAAGAGAAGCAACTCGTTACCGATCGGCATCTGGCGGTTCTCCCCGCAGCGGGCCGCAAGTCCGGCAGGGCCTGTGCGGGCAGCGTGACCGTGTCACGCGTCGAGGCGGGACTGCGCTTTGACCCGCCGTTGGAGGCCCATAAGTCGTTCGTCGACGGCGGTTCCGTGACTAACCCGCTCTGCCGACTCCCGTTCCCGGGCCCGCGCAAGGCTCCCGACAGTGTCGGCATGTAG
- a CDS encoding response regulator has protein sequence MSVRLLTEGSSVVVIDDDVNDAASLVPTLEDAGFRAEMITHFTPGQDADAFLASLGNRYDAVVCDHILAGRGNVRFTGAELVCKANRRAGTPLPAVLISSHVNTEQNGAILRWREGIPSVVDKTDASDEVVEALQYTLNELAGNLARERRAFATPIEVLEVQPGGEEPKAKVVVVGWKIDSSVWMPLRPIEEATGLRPEELCGRWLEAEVNCYAKDASDLFYRNIILAPDLPQEWLSA, from the coding sequence GTGAGCGTACGTCTGTTGACAGAGGGATCGTCGGTCGTAGTCATCGATGACGACGTCAATGATGCAGCTAGCCTCGTCCCAACACTCGAGGACGCGGGTTTCCGCGCGGAGATGATCACCCACTTTACGCCAGGCCAGGACGCCGACGCGTTTCTTGCCTCCCTGGGCAACCGCTACGACGCCGTGGTGTGTGATCACATTCTTGCCGGGCGCGGCAACGTCCGCTTCACAGGCGCAGAGCTGGTCTGTAAAGCCAACCGACGCGCAGGTACACCGTTGCCCGCCGTGCTCATCAGCAGCCATGTGAACACTGAGCAGAACGGCGCGATCCTGCGCTGGCGGGAGGGCATCCCGAGCGTTGTCGACAAGACTGATGCTTCTGACGAGGTGGTCGAAGCGCTCCAGTACACGCTGAATGAGCTAGCAGGAAACCTTGCCCGGGAGCGTCGAGCCTTCGCGACACCGATTGAAGTCCTTGAGGTACAGCCGGGGGGTGAGGAACCTAAGGCAAAGGTCGTCGTGGTCGGCTGGAAGATCGACTCCTCCGTGTGGATGCCGTTGCGCCCCATTGAGGAGGCTACAGGGCTCCGTCCGGAGGAACTCTGCGGTCGGTGGCTCGAGGCCGAGGTGAACTGCTACGCGAAGGATGCCTCCGACCTCTTCTACCGCAACATCATCCTCGCGCCCGATCTGCCGCAGGAGTGGCTCAGCGCATGA
- a CDS encoding sensor histidine kinase, whose protein sequence is MTPHHLRFAPQILARLGEELVPHADLGIMELVRNAYDADATHCQLRTSEAEQPGGTLIVSDDGDGMTAEQLASGFLLIGKSGKSSSTHTAKLRRKVGEKGLGRIAALRLGRKATIRTRSVDDPDFEHTLSIDWDRIDSAEAVEDVPLEVATQRCEGESGTTVEITGLRHGISRQDADRLARSVLMLTGPFTFADGSEFRVSCDSPEFEYLSKVITGDLLQWAEFRLVAELDELGKASATLYNWRGEVIKAAGHDDVSRRRQGRGNRDAPLTFSAPAAKFEMWMFNLNPGASKEVRLTQQPTPDIKTWLRQVGGAHLYHRQLRVQPYGDIGNDWLLINLRRAASPEVRPSTNNSVGRIQVEDSDDLLQPKTDRSGFVDNLAFLELQEFAKRALDWSADQRLELREQRRIGAAPKARDRVKQAEKQFQNLLEAISPKESEAPTLDGSADSAVLESFTAGASEVFDSQRQEIEALREDLLLYRTLATVGTSTAVFAHEAMKPAARIINEVKTVSRRVKQHVSEDEYKERFHSSVENSIDSAKTLETFARLPLTLLTKNKRKITDVNFDRECPPIVRLFSRYLDERGIQIEYDLDAEGAIVRSTIADIESILSNLIVNAAHAFTRTDAVRPERMVRVRTRLVVEGGTTRLCLCVDDSGPGIKEISLSAIWLPGKTTRDNGTGLGLTIVRDIVADLGGTQEAREHGELGGARIMVWLPAQTAGSQGV, encoded by the coding sequence TTGACGCCTCACCACCTCCGCTTCGCCCCACAAATTCTCGCCCGACTCGGTGAAGAACTGGTGCCACACGCCGACTTGGGCATCATGGAACTCGTCCGCAACGCCTACGACGCGGACGCCACCCACTGCCAGCTACGGACGAGTGAAGCCGAGCAGCCCGGCGGCACGCTAATCGTCTCGGACGACGGCGATGGAATGACTGCCGAGCAACTCGCGAGCGGATTTCTCCTTATTGGAAAGTCCGGAAAATCGTCGAGCACTCACACCGCCAAACTTCGACGCAAGGTAGGGGAAAAAGGGCTGGGAAGAATTGCCGCCCTTCGACTCGGCAGGAAAGCAACCATTCGAACGCGCTCCGTGGATGATCCCGACTTCGAGCACACCCTAAGTATCGACTGGGATCGAATCGACAGCGCCGAGGCAGTGGAAGACGTCCCGCTGGAAGTCGCAACCCAGCGATGCGAGGGGGAAAGCGGCACAACCGTCGAGATCACTGGGCTCCGCCACGGAATCAGTCGACAGGACGCCGATCGTCTAGCGCGGTCGGTTCTTATGCTTACGGGACCATTCACCTTTGCGGATGGATCAGAGTTTCGGGTTTCCTGTGATTCGCCAGAGTTCGAGTACCTTTCGAAGGTAATCACGGGGGATCTGCTCCAATGGGCAGAATTCCGCCTGGTAGCCGAGCTGGACGAGCTGGGAAAGGCTTCCGCAACCCTGTATAACTGGCGCGGCGAAGTCATTAAGGCAGCGGGACACGATGATGTGAGCAGGAGGCGCCAAGGGCGCGGAAATCGTGACGCCCCTCTCACCTTCTCGGCGCCAGCGGCTAAATTCGAAATGTGGATGTTTAATCTTAATCCTGGAGCCTCCAAAGAGGTTCGCCTCACGCAACAACCCACACCAGATATTAAAACGTGGCTTAGACAGGTGGGAGGGGCTCACCTGTACCACAGGCAGCTGCGTGTACAGCCCTACGGGGACATCGGAAATGACTGGCTGCTCATCAACCTGAGGCGTGCTGCGAGCCCTGAGGTGCGCCCGTCCACAAATAACTCAGTGGGCCGCATCCAGGTGGAAGACTCGGACGACCTCCTTCAACCGAAGACGGATCGCAGCGGCTTCGTCGACAACCTGGCTTTCCTAGAACTGCAGGAGTTCGCAAAGCGCGCTCTGGACTGGTCGGCGGATCAACGACTCGAACTTCGAGAGCAGCGTCGCATCGGTGCGGCGCCGAAAGCTCGTGATCGGGTCAAACAAGCCGAGAAGCAGTTCCAGAACCTGCTAGAGGCTATCAGCCCAAAGGAATCCGAGGCACCGACGCTAGATGGATCCGCCGATTCCGCCGTACTGGAGTCCTTCACGGCCGGAGCATCAGAGGTATTTGACTCGCAGCGACAGGAAATCGAAGCGCTCCGCGAAGACCTGCTCCTATATAGAACTTTGGCTACAGTCGGCACCAGCACTGCGGTCTTTGCCCATGAAGCGATGAAACCAGCGGCGCGCATCATCAATGAAGTCAAAACAGTCAGTCGTCGAGTTAAACAACATGTCTCAGAGGACGAGTATAAAGAACGCTTCCACTCGTCGGTTGAGAACTCAATCGACAGCGCCAAGACTCTGGAGACCTTCGCACGACTTCCGTTGACTCTCCTCACAAAGAACAAGCGGAAGATCACTGACGTCAATTTCGATCGAGAGTGCCCACCCATCGTTCGACTGTTCTCCCGCTATCTCGACGAGCGGGGAATTCAGATCGAATACGATCTGGATGCGGAGGGGGCGATCGTTCGCAGCACGATCGCCGACATCGAGTCGATCCTGTCCAATCTGATCGTGAACGCTGCGCATGCCTTTACTCGTACGGACGCCGTCCGGCCCGAACGCATGGTCCGCGTCCGAACCCGCCTGGTCGTGGAGGGAGGAACAACTCGCCTTTGCCTCTGTGTCGATGATTCAGGGCCTGGAATCAAGGAGATCTCACTGAGCGCGATCTGGCTGCCGGGCAAAACGACGCGCGACAACGGGACCGGGCTGGGCCTCACGATCGTCCGAGATATCGTCGCTGACCTTGGGGGTACCCAAGAAGCGCGTGAGCACGGGGAGTTGGGTGGAGCACGTATCATGGTCTGGCTGCCGGCCCAAACCGCCGGGAGCCAAGGTGTATGA
- a CDS encoding aminoglycoside phosphotransferase, translating into MPAPSITFAGLPSGARTAIEAEIGSILRVEDVSTGLNSSLSALAHTADGAVFLKGLRADHRWVWTQQREADINPYVTPLAPRLLFHVIAGGWDLLGFEAIDGHHADYSPGSPDLPKVTGALRELSSLPCPDIELRRAEQRLAGYVADPADAKAFAGNALLHTDWNNHNVLITHDRAHLVDWGWATRGAAWLDPAHWIIWLIAAGHTPASAEALAGRLPAWRSASPRAVNAFALASVNLWAQIAGAAPDEWTKTLLAATKLWQRHRNGHS; encoded by the coding sequence ATGCCCGCACCCTCCATCACCTTCGCCGGTCTCCCCTCTGGCGCTCGTACCGCCATCGAAGCCGAGATTGGCTCGATTCTCAGGGTCGAAGACGTCAGCACCGGTCTCAACAGCTCCCTCTCCGCGCTCGCACACACCGCCGACGGAGCCGTCTTCCTCAAGGGCCTGCGCGCCGACCACCGCTGGGTCTGGACGCAGCAACGCGAGGCAGACATCAACCCGTACGTGACCCCGCTCGCCCCGCGCCTGCTCTTCCACGTCATCGCCGGCGGCTGGGATCTCCTCGGCTTTGAGGCCATCGACGGCCACCATGCCGACTACTCCCCAGGCTCCCCCGACTTGCCCAAAGTGACCGGGGCCCTCAGAGAGCTCTCCTCTCTCCCTTGCCCTGACATCGAACTCCGGCGCGCCGAACAACGCCTGGCTGGCTACGTCGCCGATCCCGCCGACGCGAAAGCTTTCGCAGGAAACGCGTTGCTTCACACTGACTGGAACAACCACAACGTTCTCATCACCCACGACCGCGCCCACCTCGTCGACTGGGGCTGGGCCACCCGCGGAGCCGCCTGGCTCGATCCGGCTCACTGGATCATCTGGCTCATCGCGGCGGGCCACACGCCAGCCAGCGCTGAGGCGCTGGCCGGACGCCTCCCTGCCTGGAGATCAGCATCCCCACGAGCCGTGAATGCCTTCGCCCTGGCCAGCGTCAACCTCTGGGCCCAGATCGCAGGGGCCGCCCCAGATGAGTGGACAAAGACTCTGCTCGCTGCCACAAAGCTATGGCAACGACACCGGAATGGTCACTCCTGA
- a CDS encoding radical SAM protein codes for MHELIAAPYLDHHLLVRPGNPKAARVPASRYDELHSASGTSAVPAWLADVARQAWKIDLSDRRLDETVLVRSRSPYAYGRASYELNLGCNYDCEHCYLGLKQFAGLEWPERERLLHAIRDSGVLWLQLTGGEPMIDKLFPETYRLAYELGMMVEILTNGSRLAAPKNLALLTRLRPNRITLSLYGATAESYDGLTRRRGAYRMFVKGLGAAHEAGLPLDLALIITRHNAHEADQMRAFAGRYDLPYREYTHMSPTIYGGAETLATQAPDHLADREPFNGCNAGHTFFHVDPHGMATICKVGRDEAIPLMTTGVEGLSRLGGIADSLMLRTGGCTGCQLSGTCRVCRPLAKVYQEAKAPLDRYCQHATTRS; via the coding sequence ATGCACGAGCTGATCGCTGCCCCGTACCTCGACCACCACCTCCTCGTACGGCCGGGCAACCCGAAGGCAGCACGCGTTCCCGCCTCCCGGTACGACGAACTGCACTCCGCATCGGGTACCTCAGCAGTGCCCGCGTGGCTGGCCGACGTGGCCCGTCAGGCTTGGAAGATCGATCTCAGCGACCGACGCCTCGATGAAACTGTGCTGGTTCGTTCCCGCTCTCCATATGCATACGGGCGCGCCTCGTACGAGCTGAACCTCGGCTGCAACTACGACTGCGAACACTGCTACCTCGGCCTGAAGCAATTCGCCGGCCTGGAGTGGCCTGAGCGTGAGCGCCTGCTGCACGCCATCAGGGACTCGGGGGTGCTTTGGCTCCAGCTCACAGGCGGTGAGCCGATGATCGACAAGCTGTTCCCCGAGACGTACCGGCTGGCGTACGAGCTGGGCATGATGGTCGAGATCCTCACCAATGGCTCGCGTCTCGCCGCACCGAAGAACCTCGCCCTGCTGACTCGCTTGAGGCCGAACCGGATCACACTCAGCCTGTACGGGGCCACCGCAGAGTCCTACGACGGGCTGACCCGGCGCCGGGGCGCGTACCGCATGTTCGTTAAAGGACTGGGTGCAGCCCACGAAGCTGGGCTACCCCTCGATCTGGCCTTGATCATCACGCGGCACAACGCCCACGAGGCCGACCAGATGCGCGCCTTCGCCGGCCGCTACGACCTGCCGTACCGCGAATACACCCACATGTCGCCGACCATCTACGGCGGCGCGGAAACCCTCGCCACCCAGGCCCCGGACCACCTCGCAGATCGCGAACCCTTCAACGGCTGCAACGCCGGCCACACCTTCTTCCACGTTGACCCGCACGGCATGGCGACCATCTGCAAGGTCGGCCGTGACGAGGCGATCCCCCTCATGACCACGGGAGTCGAGGGCCTGAGCCGCCTCGGCGGCATCGCCGACTCCCTGATGCTTCGCACCGGTGGCTGCACCGGCTGCCAGCTCTCCGGCACCTGCCGGGTCTGCCGGCCGCTGGCCAAGGTCTACCAGGAGGCGAAGGCACCACTGGACAGGTACTGCCAACACGCGACTACAAGGAGCTGA
- a CDS encoding ATP-binding protein gives MHAMTTYDRQTTPLRWQMQFSPVRKCVPLARALVSKTLASWGYGQECIDRVVLVCGELSANAVEHGGRRGHLFEVRLTVDGPHCLVEVSDAGRTPPRPIQAGEDDEGGRGLLLVAALSEETGHHDRHPIGKTVWARLVLSSPSEESTCTS, from the coding sequence ATGCACGCGATGACGACGTACGACCGACAGACCACCCCGTTGCGGTGGCAGATGCAGTTCAGCCCGGTACGCAAGTGCGTGCCTCTGGCCCGCGCCCTCGTCTCCAAGACGCTCGCCAGCTGGGGATACGGCCAGGAGTGCATTGACCGGGTGGTCCTCGTCTGCGGAGAGCTCTCTGCCAATGCCGTCGAACACGGCGGCAGACGAGGACACCTCTTCGAAGTTCGACTGACGGTTGACGGCCCACACTGCCTGGTCGAAGTCTCCGATGCTGGCCGCACCCCTCCCCGCCCCATCCAGGCCGGGGAGGACGACGAAGGCGGCCGGGGCCTGCTTCTCGTCGCAGCGCTCTCTGAAGAAACCGGCCACCACGACCGCCACCCGATCGGCAAGACCGTCTGGGCCCGCCTGGTCCTCAGCAGCCCGAGCGAGGAGTCCACATGCACGAGCTGA
- a CDS encoding helix-turn-helix domain-containing protein, producing the protein MARSQEHRALPAGLLASAEWQEACRSRDFARIFRLVKVKAGIYPSRVAALCGMTPSRVGEIMAGRRGLAHIDVIERVADGLRIPGAMLGLAHRPWEIPASSITEERPPEPLPAVPREPQRTETAEELDDLLALVDGRASRSTLTALRSSVQDYWRRDNAHGGATLRPAVVGHLRYVGRLLDSAEAGLRHDLQGVAAELARLSGWAYFDARQYSTARTYFTQALKLSHTQGDSLFMANVLSCMSLLATYDGNPSDAVALACRAQDAARAAGEQPLVMSMLHLREAFAHAALRDAQACHQAVDRSRAQYERSRGHETEAPDWVQYFDETKLLVDTGIAYARLGEPARAEPLIAEGLRRENTDQQRGRAFHAYWLASAQLQLGKLDEACTSAGLALDLAAAIDSPRVSGHVQELHRRMLPYAREAPVLAFEQRMREALG; encoded by the coding sequence GTGGCACGCTCGCAGGAACACCGGGCTCTGCCGGCCGGACTGCTGGCCAGTGCGGAGTGGCAGGAAGCCTGTCGCAGCAGGGACTTCGCCCGCATCTTCCGGCTGGTCAAGGTCAAGGCCGGGATCTATCCGTCGCGGGTCGCGGCACTGTGCGGCATGACGCCGAGCAGAGTCGGCGAGATCATGGCGGGGCGACGCGGCCTGGCACATATCGACGTGATCGAACGCGTCGCTGACGGCCTTCGCATCCCCGGTGCAATGCTCGGCCTGGCCCACCGCCCTTGGGAGATCCCTGCCTCCTCCATCACCGAGGAGAGGCCGCCCGAGCCACTTCCTGCTGTACCACGCGAGCCTCAGCGCACCGAAACGGCAGAGGAATTGGATGACCTACTTGCCTTGGTCGACGGCCGCGCATCCCGTTCCACCCTCACGGCCCTGCGCTCCTCGGTCCAGGACTACTGGCGGCGCGACAACGCACACGGCGGCGCGACCCTGCGGCCGGCCGTCGTGGGGCATCTGCGCTATGTCGGCCGTCTACTCGATTCTGCCGAGGCTGGGTTACGGCACGACCTCCAAGGGGTCGCGGCCGAGCTGGCACGGCTTTCCGGCTGGGCCTATTTCGATGCCCGTCAGTACAGCACCGCCCGCACCTACTTCACCCAAGCGCTCAAGCTTTCCCACACCCAAGGCGACAGCCTCTTCATGGCCAATGTGCTGTCCTGCATGAGCCTTCTGGCCACCTACGACGGCAACCCGAGCGATGCCGTGGCCCTTGCATGCCGTGCCCAGGACGCCGCCCGCGCCGCCGGGGAACAGCCGCTCGTCATGTCGATGCTGCACTTGCGTGAAGCGTTCGCCCACGCTGCCCTTCGAGATGCTCAGGCTTGCCACCAGGCCGTTGATCGCTCCCGTGCGCAGTACGAACGCTCACGGGGACATGAGACCGAGGCGCCTGACTGGGTCCAGTACTTCGACGAGACGAAACTCCTCGTCGACACAGGCATCGCCTACGCGCGCCTCGGCGAACCAGCCCGCGCCGAACCCCTCATCGCCGAGGGCTTGCGTCGAGAAAATACCGACCAGCAGCGAGGCCGAGCTTTCCACGCCTACTGGCTGGCCAGCGCCCAGCTCCAGCTGGGCAAACTCGACGAGGCATGCACCAGCGCCGGCCTCGCCCTCGACCTCGCCGCAGCCATTGACTCGCCACGAGTGAGCGGCCACGTCCAAGAGCTTCACCGCCGAATGCTGCCCTACGCACGCGAAGCCCCCGTCCTCGCCTTCGAGCAACGCATGCGTGAGGCCCTCGGCTGA
- a CDS encoding NUDIX hydrolase, giving the protein MQWTVHGERQIYNNPWVNLWLVDVQQPDGRRWEHHVVRMRHLAVAAVVDDQKRVLMMWRHRFITDTWGWELPMGLIEADETPEQAAAREAEEETGWRVKGVKPLVYAQPANGITDSEHFVFRAEPASYAGPPTELNESDRIEWVPISEIRGMIDRREIVSSGSLVGLLYLLLDEATGGS; this is encoded by the coding sequence ATGCAGTGGACCGTCCATGGCGAGCGGCAGATCTACAACAACCCATGGGTGAATCTCTGGCTTGTCGACGTTCAGCAGCCTGACGGTCGGCGGTGGGAACACCATGTGGTCCGGATGCGGCACCTGGCCGTAGCGGCCGTGGTCGACGACCAGAAGCGCGTGCTGATGATGTGGCGGCACCGGTTCATCACCGACACCTGGGGCTGGGAGCTTCCGATGGGTCTCATCGAGGCCGATGAGACCCCGGAACAGGCTGCTGCCCGCGAGGCCGAGGAGGAGACCGGCTGGCGGGTGAAGGGCGTCAAGCCGCTCGTGTACGCGCAACCAGCGAACGGCATCACGGATTCCGAGCACTTCGTCTTTCGTGCCGAGCCCGCCTCGTATGCGGGCCCACCGACCGAATTGAACGAGTCAGACCGAATCGAGTGGGTTCCGATCTCGGAGATCAGGGGCATGATCGACCGTCGCGAGATCGTCAGCAGCGGCAGCCTGGTCGGTCTGCTGTATCTGCTGCTGGACGAGGCGACCGGCGGCTCGTAA